The Clostridium sp. AWRP genome has a window encoding:
- a CDS encoding cell wall-binding repeat-containing protein: MRKKLISLLSVFMFVFIFFGVKVSAASPESIRLGGQDRYETCSQIVNQGWKNSNYAVIVNGYNFPDALSASTLAKKYNAPILLNGSDKLENTTIEQIKRLSVKQVFIVGGTGVISNEVEDELHGMNISTERFSGLNRTETSVSVANQIGTSNGIILTTDSDYTDALSIASIAAKLQMPIILVPKDSVPDSVSQLVENKNIPVTYVLGGQDIISNYVSSKFPNVKRISGSDKYERNINIINAFSDKFDFSSICLAYSEDFADALSGSALAALNSNPIVLVGSSIAPVTQCFIENKSFSKLYVFGGEAGITGDVVATLTNSKMSDNPQPSPQPQPVPVDPSPEPTTPTDTSASHSELQKNLYNYLSDEDHRQSVLNRAIELHGGDTSNNCVYFQSEALRRSGLTDLPESVCNTVGLTSQLLQRGWTKCKDLAQLRPGDICFTTNGPSHTYTFMKWCDPKSYDYAYICDNQGNEYGGNAYHKRNVDFATVLKDAIAYFMYEN; the protein is encoded by the coding sequence ATGAGAAAAAAATTAATTAGTTTACTTTCTGTTTTTATGTTTGTATTTATATTTTTTGGTGTGAAAGTTAGTGCTGCTTCACCGGAATCTATAAGATTAGGTGGACAAGATAGATATGAAACCTGTTCACAAATAGTAAACCAGGGTTGGAAGAATTCCAACTATGCAGTTATTGTGAATGGATATAACTTTCCAGATGCTTTAAGCGCGTCAACCTTAGCTAAAAAATATAATGCACCAATACTTTTAAATGGCAGTGATAAATTAGAGAATACTACAATTGAGCAAATAAAGAGATTAAGTGTTAAACAAGTTTTTATTGTAGGAGGCACTGGAGTTATAAGCAATGAAGTTGAGGATGAGCTTCATGGGATGAATATATCAACTGAAAGATTTTCTGGACTTAACAGAACTGAGACCTCTGTATCAGTGGCAAATCAAATAGGGACATCTAATGGAATAATTTTAACTACAGATAGTGATTATACTGATGCACTTTCTATAGCTTCTATAGCTGCAAAATTGCAAATGCCAATTATATTAGTTCCAAAGGATTCAGTACCAGATTCAGTAAGTCAATTGGTAGAAAATAAAAATATACCAGTAACCTATGTATTGGGTGGACAAGACATAATAAGTAATTATGTGTCTTCCAAATTTCCAAATGTTAAGAGGATTTCTGGCAGCGATAAATACGAAAGAAATATAAATATAATAAATGCTTTTTCTGATAAATTTGATTTTAGTTCGATTTGTCTGGCTTATTCAGAAGACTTTGCAGATGCACTAAGCGGATCAGCTTTGGCTGCATTAAATTCAAATCCGATAGTTTTAGTAGGAAGCAGTATAGCTCCTGTAACACAATGTTTTATAGAGAACAAAAGCTTTAGCAAGTTATATGTATTTGGAGGTGAGGCTGGTATAACTGGAGACGTAGTAGCAACTTTGACAAATAGCAAAATGTCGGACAATCCTCAACCATCACCACAACCGCAGCCAGTACCAGTTGACCCATCACCTGAGCCAACTACACCAACAGATACTTCTGCTTCCCATTCTGAGCTGCAGAAAAATCTTTATAATTATCTTAGCGATGAAGATCATAGACAATCAGTTTTAAACAGAGCTATTGAACTTCACGGTGGTGACACAAGCAATAACTGTGTATATTTTCAAAGTGAAGCTTTGAGAAGATCAGGGCTTACTGATTTGCCAGAGTCGGTATGTAATACTGTGGGGCTTACATCACAGCTTTTACAAAGAGGGTGGACTAAGTGTAAGGATTTAGCACAACTTCGACCTGGAGATATATGCTTTACAACGAATGGTCCAAGCCATACCTATACTTTTATGAAGTGGTGTGATCCAAAAAGTTATGATTATGCTTATATATGTGATAACCAGGGAAATGAGTATGGAGGAAATGCTTATCATAAGAGAAATGTGGATTTTGCTACAGTATTAAAAGATGCTATTGCTTATTTTATGTATGAAAACTAA
- a CDS encoding nickel-dependent hydrogenase large subunit, with translation MKKKITIDPITRISGFLETKVQVEKNIIVDAETSGLLFRGFEKMLKNREPLDAVYFTERICGICSTAHAVAAAVALEDALKIKISVNDSYMRNLIHGFEFIQNHIRHFYNLTIPSYVKMPDVNPLSSDQYEDYRLPYNLNKKISGDYIESIKYSRLAHEGLATLGGKAPHNHGIFVGGVTINIDSYKLTKVKSIISQINKFVSSVMLEDMNIISKYYADYFKMGGAYGNFMTYGIFDKYADPEISYVGPSVLINGRKYNFNSNKITENILHTWYTSDDETINLSKETGYSFIKSPTYDGYSMEVGPLARLILSGEYTGGSSCMDRNVARVLETKKILEIMQGLADRIQLIPSKQRVYEIPDKAFGEGLIDTTRGSLGHWISIEDKFIKHYNIITPTVWNMGPRNQSGAPGIGEKSLVGTKIKNIKQPIEVGRIMRSFDPCVSCATHLISDKYEPVDVQVIV, from the coding sequence ATGAAAAAGAAAATTACAATTGATCCAATTACGAGAATAAGCGGTTTTTTGGAAACTAAAGTGCAAGTAGAAAAAAACATTATAGTAGATGCTGAAACTAGTGGATTGCTTTTTAGAGGATTTGAAAAAATGTTAAAGAACAGAGAGCCGCTGGATGCAGTATATTTTACAGAAAGAATTTGTGGAATATGTTCAACAGCTCATGCTGTTGCAGCTGCGGTAGCTCTTGAAGATGCTTTGAAGATAAAAATTAGTGTAAATGATTCGTATATGCGTAATTTAATACATGGTTTTGAATTTATACAAAATCATATAAGACATTTTTATAATTTGACCATACCAAGTTATGTAAAGATGCCCGATGTAAATCCTCTTTCTTCAGATCAATATGAAGATTATAGATTGCCTTATAACCTAAATAAAAAGATAAGTGGAGATTATATTGAAAGTATTAAATACAGCAGGTTAGCCCATGAAGGGCTGGCTACCCTTGGAGGAAAAGCTCCCCATAATCATGGAATTTTTGTTGGAGGAGTTACCATAAATATAGATTCATATAAACTCACAAAAGTTAAATCTATTATTTCTCAAATTAATAAATTTGTAAGTAGTGTTATGTTAGAGGACATGAATATAATTTCAAAATACTATGCTGATTATTTTAAAATGGGAGGAGCTTATGGAAACTTTATGACTTATGGAATTTTTGACAAGTATGCTGATCCTGAGATAAGTTATGTAGGGCCTTCTGTATTAATAAATGGACGAAAGTATAATTTCAATAGTAATAAAATTACGGAAAACATACTCCACACCTGGTATACAAGCGATGATGAAACGATAAATTTATCTAAAGAAACAGGTTACAGCTTTATAAAATCGCCAACCTATGATGGCTATTCTATGGAAGTAGGACCTCTAGCAAGATTGATACTTTCAGGTGAGTATACTGGAGGAAGTTCCTGTATGGATAGAAATGTTGCCAGAGTACTTGAAACAAAAAAGATTTTAGAAATTATGCAAGGACTTGCAGATAGGATTCAGTTGATTCCATCAAAGCAAAGAGTATATGAAATCCCAGATAAAGCATTTGGTGAAGGATTAATTGACACAACTAGAGGATCTTTAGGACACTGGATAAGTATAGAAGATAAATTTATAAAGCATTACAATATTATAACTCCTACAGTGTGGAATATGGGACCAAGGAATCAATCAGGTGCACCTGGAATTGGAGAAAAATCTTTAGTTGGAACGAAAATAAAAAATATAAAACAGCCTATAGAAGTTGGGAGAATTATGAGATCCTTTGATCCTTGTGTTTCCTGTGCAACTCATTTGATAAGTGATAAATATGAACCAGTAGATGTACAGGTTATAGTATGA
- a CDS encoding hydrogenase maturation protease: MKAKVIALGNILMEDDGIGIKILENIEEELAHNHIESIIGETDAEYCISQVKDGDFIFIIDASYNGKVPGTITVASLQDYKCKKKYYTQHSYSFIDLIGVYYKSLTGFIIEIEAASISFKLGLSDNLQNKLKAISKDVLKNIFLRLNDRAGEEK, encoded by the coding sequence ATGAAAGCAAAAGTTATTGCTTTAGGGAATATATTAATGGAAGACGACGGCATTGGAATTAAGATTCTGGAAAATATAGAAGAGGAACTTGCACATAATCATATTGAATCTATAATTGGAGAAACAGATGCTGAATATTGCATTTCCCAAGTAAAAGATGGTGATTTTATATTTATAATAGATGCTTCTTATAATGGAAAAGTTCCAGGTACGATAACAGTTGCCAGCTTACAAGATTATAAGTGTAAAAAGAAATATTATACTCAGCACAGCTATAGCTTCATAGATTTGATAGGAGTTTATTACAAATCCTTAACTGGATTTATTATTGAAATTGAAGCAGCTAGTATAAGCTTTAAATTGGGACTTAGTGATAACTTACAGAATAAGCTTAAGGCTATTTCAAAAGATGTATTGAAAAATATTTTTCTGAGATTGAATGATAGAGCAGGGGAGGAAAAATAG
- a CDS encoding cytochrome b5 domain-containing protein — protein MDFYLMKKLKTIRQKITFYKKSSMFAVCPFIKSHYRHLTNIQIGELEKLMNVMNKDIVRQEKQFTLEELSKYNGAGGFPAYIAVNGIVYDVSLSPVWGGGTHFGLYAGKDLTLQFNACHSGETKILNGLPKVGRLRI, from the coding sequence TTGGATTTCTATTTAATGAAAAAGCTGAAGACAATTAGGCAAAAAATAACTTTTTATAAGAAAAGTAGTATGTTTGCTGTGTGTCCTTTTATAAAAAGTCATTATAGACATCTTACGAATATTCAAATAGGGGAATTAGAAAAACTAATGAATGTAATGAACAAAGATATAGTAAGACAGGAAAAACAATTTACTTTGGAAGAACTCTCGAAATACAATGGTGCCGGTGGTTTTCCGGCGTATATTGCTGTAAATGGAATAGTGTATGATGTGAGTTTGTCTCCAGTATGGGGTGGAGGGACGCATTTTGGTCTGTATGCTGGAAAAGACTTAACTTTACAATTTAACGCATGTCACAGTGGAGAAACAAAGATATTAAATGGCCTACCTAAAGTGGGAAGGCTAAGGATTTAA
- a CDS encoding DUF503 domain-containing protein — translation MKILLMKITLRASWVHSLKEKRMVVKSIVQKLKNKFNVSVAEVDEQDVHQMIVIGAAGICGTSAQVDSTMENIITFVENNTDAEIIDIQKEDVEGI, via the coding sequence ATGAAAATATTGCTTATGAAAATTACCTTGAGAGCGTCCTGGGTTCATTCATTAAAAGAAAAAAGAATGGTAGTAAAAAGCATAGTTCAAAAGTTAAAAAATAAGTTTAACGTATCTGTGGCAGAAGTTGATGAACAGGATGTTCATCAAATGATAGTTATAGGAGCTGCAGGAATATGTGGAACTTCTGCACAAGTAGATTCAACAATGGAAAATATCATAACTTTTGTAGAAAACAATACTGACGCAGAAATAATAGATATTCAAAAAGAAGATGTTGAAGGTATATGA